In a genomic window of Pelotomaculum thermopropionicum SI:
- a CDS encoding uncharacterized conserved protein codes for MKIAIPYKDGKINGHFGGSSEFIVFEIENGKILGKKILVNESQHNYAKLTQMLSNEGVEVIIAGSMGRPMANSLAQSGFRVITGVSGDAEKAAAEFMSGQLDSKPSGCSCSRPGYGLGRHYHP; via the coding sequence ATGAAAATTGCCATACCATATAAAGACGGGAAGATAAACGGGCATTTTGGAGGCAGCAGCGAATTTATTGTATTTGAAATAGAAAACGGGAAAATATTAGGCAAAAAAATTCTTGTTAACGAAAGTCAGCATAATTACGCGAAACTTACCCAGATGCTGAGCAACGAAGGGGTGGAGGTAATCATCGCAGGCAGCATGGGCAGGCCCATGGCTAATTCTCTTGCTCAGAGCGGCTTCCGGGTAATTACGGGTGTCTCTGGTGACGCCGAAAAAGCTGCGGCGGAATTTATGAGCGGGCAACTGGATTCAAAGCCTTCCGGCTGCAGTTGCAGCAGGCCGGGGTACGGCCTGGGCCGCCACTACCATCCGTAA
- the XdhA gene encoding xanthine dehydrogenase, iron-sulfur clusterand FAD-binding subunit A has product MFMNQFEYFAPRTAAEVFELVRSLGSKAKILAGGTDLIVAMKDKLIKPEYLIDINGVEEFKGIFYEPGKGAVIGAATKIAEIEFSDLIKEKYFALHQAAGELGSSQVRHMATIGGNSCNASPAAETPTPLVALGAKVVIGSISGEREMPLEEFIVGNRKTALAEGEVLTKFVLPEPAPRSASRYMYMGRRDAMEIDCVNVAVNLELADDGETIKNIKFVMGSVSPRPLVSEGVPALLTGQKLSNVLLEKAAEAARGEAKPISDIRASAEYRREIVGVLTRRVIKEAYAAAKGV; this is encoded by the coding sequence ATGTTCATGAATCAGTTTGAGTATTTTGCTCCCAGGACAGCCGCTGAGGTTTTTGAGTTGGTCCGCAGTTTGGGGAGCAAGGCAAAGATACTTGCTGGTGGAACAGACCTGATTGTTGCAATGAAAGATAAGTTGATCAAGCCGGAATATTTGATTGACATTAACGGAGTAGAAGAGTTTAAAGGTATTTTTTACGAGCCCGGCAAGGGAGCTGTTATAGGAGCAGCCACCAAGATTGCAGAAATTGAGTTTTCCGATTTAATTAAAGAAAAATATTTTGCTCTTCACCAGGCGGCCGGTGAGTTAGGTTCATCACAGGTAAGACACATGGCAACTATTGGGGGTAATAGTTGCAATGCTTCGCCGGCGGCGGAGACACCCACGCCTTTGGTAGCGCTGGGGGCAAAAGTTGTGATCGGCAGCATTTCCGGGGAAAGGGAAATGCCTTTAGAGGAATTTATTGTAGGTAACCGCAAGACTGCTCTTGCTGAAGGGGAGGTGCTGACCAAGTTCGTACTGCCCGAGCCGGCGCCCAGGTCTGCGAGCCGTTATATGTACATGGGGCGCAGGGATGCCATGGAAATCGATTGTGTTAACGTGGCTGTCAATTTAGAGTTGGCAGATGACGGCGAAACAATTAAAAATATAAAGTTTGTGATGGGTTCTGTTTCGCCAAGGCCTTTAGTATCGGAAGGAGTGCCCGCCCTTTTGACCGGGCAGAAACTCAGCAATGTATTACTTGAGAAGGCGGCCGAAGCAGCTCGCGGCGAAGCCAAGCCTATTTCCGACATTCGGGCTTCAGCAGAATACAGGCGAGAGATTGTTGGTGTGCTGACCCGCAGGGTGATTAAAGAGGCTTATGCCGCCGCGAAGGGGGTGTAG
- a CDS encoding uncharacterized conserved protein translates to MKIAMPLNKGKINEHFGSSREFIILEIYNGKIIDKKIIANEIVHNRGGLAQFLKEEGVEVVIAKGISRPMAETLYYEGLYLITGAEGEVERIVEDFLSGQLVSRPVVCACGGHN, encoded by the coding sequence ATGAAAATAGCCATGCCACTTAATAAGGGGAAAATAAATGAGCACTTCGGCAGCAGCAGGGAATTTATTATCCTGGAAATTTATAACGGCAAAATAATAGACAAGAAAATTATTGCAAATGAAATTGTGCATAACCGCGGTGGACTGGCTCAATTTCTAAAAGAAGAAGGTGTAGAAGTTGTTATTGCAAAAGGTATCAGCCGCCCTATGGCGGAAACTCTTTATTATGAAGGCTTATACTTGATAACAGGGGCTGAGGGAGAGGTAGAAAGGATAGTTGAAGACTTTCTCAGCGGACAGTTGGTTTCAAGACCTGTAGTATGTGCCTGTGGCGGGCACAACTAA
- the CoxS gene encoding aerobic-type carbon monoxide dehydrogenase, small subunit CoxS/CutS homologs produces the protein MKQLIQLEINGRVYDVAVEPRDLLVDVLRKKVGLTGTKKGCGAGDCGACTVLVDGKPVLSCITLAIACKGKKITTIEGLARPDGTLHPIQQAFVDHGAIQCGFCTPGMIMSAKGLLDRNPKPSQFEIKRAIAGNICRCTGYKKIVEAIEAASGAISTEGVK, from the coding sequence GTGAAACAGTTGATTCAGTTAGAGATTAACGGCCGGGTTTATGATGTAGCAGTTGAGCCCAGGGATTTGCTGGTTGACGTACTGAGGAAGAAAGTGGGTCTTACCGGTACCAAGAAAGGCTGTGGAGCAGGCGACTGCGGCGCTTGTACCGTGCTGGTTGACGGCAAACCGGTATTGTCCTGCATTACGCTGGCCATTGCCTGCAAAGGTAAGAAGATAACAACCATTGAAGGTTTAGCACGCCCAGATGGTACTTTACATCCAATTCAGCAGGCATTTGTTGATCATGGCGCCATCCAGTGCGGCTTTTGCACTCCGGGCATGATCATGTCGGCAAAAGGGTTGCTGGACAGGAATCCTAAACCCAGCCAGTTTGAGATAAAGCGTGCCATAGCGGGAAATATTTGCCGTTGTACAGGTTATAAAAAGATTGTTGAAGCAATTGAAGCTGCTTCCGGAGCCATATCCACAGAGGGGGTGAAATAA
- the RtcB gene encoding uncharacterized conserved protein: protein MYGMELVREGQNRYRLKRSGNMRVDGFVYVNEYLLPLVRRDKSLEQLANAASLPGVVERVCGMPDIHEGFGLPIGGVMATAADGVISAGAVGMDINCGVRLLATNIMAKELKIPFLRRLIERIEEYVPTGVGKKGKHKAITGEIFEEVVHTGSRGIVKRGYGRPEDLGRTEEEGCLSGADLGAVSGEAYKRGAVQLGTLGGGNHFIELQVVEEVYDPAAGKLFGLEPGVLTVMIHTGSRGFGHQICVDYSKSLLPAARKYGIELPDRGLACAPADSKEGRDYYAAMACAVNFAFANRQLITHDVRCAFGDIFGCSPEELGLDLIYDVAHNIAKWEVHGGRKVLVHRKGATRALPPGHPGNPAVYRRTGHPVLIPGSMGTASYVLTGTGAAAETFYSANHGAGRTLSRTAAMKEISREQFEASMGGVLYNSRNYKELLDEAPGAYKDIDQVVETLAAINLTRKVARLLPLAVIKGKD, encoded by the coding sequence ATGTACGGTATGGAACTGGTAAGAGAAGGTCAGAACAGGTATCGCCTGAAACGGTCGGGCAACATGCGCGTCGACGGCTTTGTTTATGTTAACGAATACCTGCTGCCCCTGGTAAGAAGAGACAAATCCCTCGAGCAGTTGGCTAACGCGGCTAGCCTGCCAGGAGTAGTAGAGCGGGTTTGCGGGATGCCGGACATCCACGAAGGCTTCGGCCTGCCCATCGGCGGGGTGATGGCTACTGCTGCGGACGGAGTGATTTCCGCCGGTGCCGTGGGCATGGATATTAACTGCGGCGTCCGCCTTTTGGCAACAAATATCATGGCAAAAGAACTGAAAATTCCTTTCCTGCGCAGGCTGATCGAGCGGATCGAGGAGTACGTTCCCACCGGTGTCGGTAAAAAGGGAAAGCACAAGGCAATAACCGGGGAGATATTTGAGGAAGTTGTCCACACCGGCTCCCGGGGCATAGTGAAGCGCGGTTACGGCCGTCCTGAGGACCTGGGGAGGACAGAAGAAGAAGGCTGTCTTTCGGGCGCCGACCTGGGAGCGGTAAGCGGGGAGGCTTATAAGCGGGGTGCCGTGCAACTGGGTACCCTTGGAGGGGGCAACCACTTTATTGAACTGCAGGTGGTGGAGGAGGTTTATGACCCGGCTGCAGGCAAGCTTTTCGGGCTTGAGCCGGGCGTTCTGACGGTGATGATCCACACCGGCAGCCGCGGCTTCGGGCACCAGATTTGCGTTGATTACAGCAAAAGCCTGCTCCCTGCTGCCAGGAAATACGGCATCGAGTTGCCCGACCGGGGTTTGGCCTGCGCCCCGGCCGATTCGAAAGAAGGCAGGGATTACTATGCTGCCATGGCCTGTGCGGTGAATTTCGCTTTTGCCAACCGCCAGCTGATAACTCATGACGTCCGCTGCGCCTTCGGCGACATCTTCGGCTGCAGCCCGGAGGAACTAGGGCTTGACCTGATTTACGACGTGGCTCATAACATAGCTAAGTGGGAGGTGCACGGGGGGCGTAAGGTGCTTGTGCACCGCAAGGGAGCTACCCGGGCCCTCCCGCCCGGCCATCCGGGAAACCCGGCGGTTTACCGCCGGACCGGGCATCCGGTTCTCATACCCGGCAGCATGGGCACTGCTTCATACGTGCTTACCGGTACCGGGGCCGCGGCCGAGACATTTTATTCCGCCAACCACGGTGCCGGGAGGACGCTGTCCAGGACGGCGGCAATGAAAGAAATATCCAGGGAGCAGTTTGAGGCCAGCATGGGCGGCGTTCTCTACAACAGCAGGAATTACAAGGAACTGCTTGATGAAGCGCCCGGGGCATACAAAGACATTGACCAGGTGGTGGAAACCCTGGCAGCTATCAACCTGACCAGGAAGGTTGCCAGGCTGCTGCCGCTGGCTGTTATTAAGGGGAAGGATTGA
- a CDS encoding putative aldehyde/alcohol dehydrogenase (containing PutA (COG1012), NAD-dependent aldehyde dehydrogenases and EutG (COG1454) alcohol dehydrogenase class IV), which translates to MPELAEKDRPGDESAKSKIDELVGKAQEALCRFLEYGQEDVDRIVKAMALAGLDQHMELARMAVEETGRGVLEDKITKNIFATEYVYHSIKYHKTVGIINKNEEEDYEEVAEPAGVIAGVTPVTNPTSTTLFKSLISIKTRNPIVFCFHPGAQRCSAAAAKIMLNAAVAAGAPEHCIGWVEQPSIEAAKMLMAHPGVSLILATGGSAMVRSAYSSGKPALGVGPGNVPCYIEKSAGLRRAVTDLILSKTFDNGMICASEQGLVVDREVAGAVEHLLSQYGCYFMNPGEVKLLERLATCGESCSMSPEVVGRPAEEIARMAGFPVPPGTKILIARLGGVGPEYPLSREKLCPILAYYTVASWQEGIELCEKIVEFGGMGHSAVIHSGDERLIGEFARRIMAGRIIVNAPATHGAIGDIYNTNMPSLTLGCGSFGRNTTTANVSAVNLINIKRVAKRRVNMQWFKVPERVYFERGSVQYLSKMPGMARAFIVTDRVMADLGYVEKIKYHLDKREPRPVVEVFSEVEPDPSLGLVLKGRELMNRFNPDTIIAVGGGSVIDAAKGMWLFYEHPGVEFEFLKLKFLDIRKRTYKYPKLGRKARLVAIPTTSGSGSEVTAFAVLTDRGKDLKYPLADYELTPDVAIVDPDFVDTLPPSLVADTGMDVLAHSIEAYVSVMASDYTDALALKAIELVFKYLPRSWREGDREAREKMHNASTIAGMAFTNAFLGINHSLAHKVGGEFGIPHGRINAVLMPYIIEYNAGLPSKFVSFPKYEYYIAPEKYRRIAAHLGLPATSPEEGVGSLIGAIRELNRSLGIPETLAGLGIGREDFTAKLPLLAEKAFEDQCTTTNPRLPLIAELEEILRRAYGAELHAEDRTRHEKETIDDLPFIQPVAGTGSQMPLQ; encoded by the coding sequence ATGCCTGAACTGGCGGAAAAAGACAGGCCCGGTGATGAAAGCGCCAAAAGTAAGATCGATGAACTGGTGGGGAAAGCGCAGGAGGCCTTGTGCCGGTTTTTGGAATACGGCCAGGAAGACGTGGACAGGATAGTTAAGGCAATGGCCCTGGCCGGTCTTGACCAGCACATGGAACTGGCCAGGATGGCCGTTGAGGAAACCGGCAGGGGAGTGCTTGAGGATAAAATTACCAAGAACATTTTTGCTACGGAATACGTTTATCACAGCATTAAATACCATAAAACCGTCGGCATTATAAATAAAAATGAAGAAGAGGACTATGAAGAAGTGGCCGAGCCAGCCGGAGTGATAGCCGGGGTGACCCCGGTAACCAATCCCACCTCCACCACTTTGTTCAAATCCCTAATTTCCATTAAAACCAGAAACCCCATAGTCTTTTGTTTTCACCCCGGCGCGCAACGGTGTAGTGCCGCAGCGGCCAAAATAATGCTTAACGCGGCAGTTGCCGCCGGAGCACCGGAACATTGCATCGGCTGGGTCGAACAGCCCTCAATAGAGGCTGCCAAAATGCTGATGGCCCACCCGGGCGTTTCGCTGATCCTTGCTACCGGGGGCTCGGCCATGGTCCGGTCGGCCTACAGCAGCGGCAAGCCGGCGCTGGGAGTGGGACCGGGCAATGTGCCCTGCTATATTGAGAAGTCGGCCGGCCTGAGAAGGGCGGTAACCGACCTGATTCTTAGCAAGACCTTTGATAACGGCATGATCTGCGCTTCTGAGCAGGGCCTGGTGGTTGACCGGGAAGTGGCCGGCGCAGTTGAGCACCTCTTGTCGCAGTACGGCTGCTATTTTATGAATCCCGGTGAAGTAAAACTGCTCGAGCGCCTGGCTACGTGCGGCGAGTCGTGTTCCATGAGCCCGGAGGTGGTAGGCCGGCCGGCGGAGGAGATTGCCCGGATGGCCGGTTTTCCTGTGCCGCCCGGGACTAAAATCCTTATTGCCAGGCTGGGCGGGGTGGGGCCGGAATATCCCCTTTCCCGCGAAAAGCTATGCCCCATCCTGGCTTATTACACCGTCGCTAGCTGGCAGGAGGGAATCGAACTGTGTGAAAAAATAGTGGAGTTTGGCGGGATGGGCCACTCGGCAGTAATCCATTCAGGCGATGAAAGGCTTATCGGCGAGTTTGCCCGCAGGATAATGGCCGGGCGGATCATCGTAAATGCTCCTGCCACTCATGGGGCAATAGGCGATATCTATAACACCAATATGCCCTCCCTGACCCTGGGCTGCGGCTCTTTTGGCAGGAACACCACCACGGCCAACGTTAGCGCCGTCAATCTTATCAATATCAAAAGGGTGGCCAAGAGGCGGGTAAACATGCAGTGGTTTAAAGTGCCCGAAAGGGTTTATTTCGAAAGGGGCTCGGTGCAGTACCTTTCCAAAATGCCCGGCATGGCCAGGGCGTTTATTGTTACCGACCGGGTTATGGCCGACCTGGGATATGTGGAAAAGATAAAATATCACCTCGATAAAAGAGAGCCCAGGCCGGTGGTTGAAGTATTCAGCGAGGTTGAACCGGATCCTTCCCTCGGCCTTGTTTTGAAGGGCCGTGAACTGATGAACCGGTTTAACCCGGATACTATTATAGCCGTTGGAGGCGGTTCGGTCATCGACGCCGCCAAAGGGATGTGGCTTTTTTACGAGCATCCCGGGGTTGAATTTGAATTTCTGAAGTTGAAGTTCCTGGACATCCGCAAACGCACCTACAAATATCCCAAACTGGGGCGGAAAGCCCGCCTGGTGGCCATCCCCACCACCAGCGGGAGCGGCTCAGAAGTAACTGCCTTTGCCGTTCTTACCGACCGTGGCAAGGACCTCAAATACCCCCTGGCGGACTACGAACTGACGCCGGATGTAGCTATTGTAGACCCAGATTTTGTTGATACCTTGCCCCCCTCCCTGGTGGCCGATACCGGTATGGACGTTCTGGCCCACAGTATAGAGGCTTATGTTTCGGTCATGGCTTCGGACTATACCGATGCCCTGGCCTTGAAGGCAATTGAACTGGTTTTTAAATACCTGCCCCGCTCCTGGCGTGAAGGCGACCGGGAGGCGCGGGAAAAAATGCATAACGCCTCGACTATTGCCGGGATGGCCTTTACCAATGCTTTTCTTGGCATCAACCACAGCCTGGCGCACAAGGTAGGGGGCGAGTTCGGCATTCCGCACGGCCGGATTAACGCCGTTTTGATGCCTTACATAATAGAATACAATGCCGGCCTGCCGTCCAAATTTGTTTCTTTTCCAAAATACGAATACTACATTGCGCCGGAAAAGTACCGCCGGATTGCAGCCCATCTGGGCCTGCCCGCAACTTCGCCGGAGGAGGGGGTCGGCAGCCTGATCGGGGCAATACGTGAACTCAACAGATCCCTTGGCATACCGGAAACGCTGGCCGGGCTGGGCATTGGCCGGGAAGATTTTACAGCAAAGCTTCCTCTTTTGGCAGAAAAAGCTTTTGAGGATCAGTGCACCACTACCAACCCAAGGCTGCCGCTGATTGCCGAACTCGAAGAGATATTGCGGCGGGCTTACGGGGCAGAGCTGCATGCGGAAGACAGGACCCGGCATGAAAAAGAAACAATTGATGACTTGCCGTTTATTCAACCTGTTGCCGGAACCGGAAGCCAGATGCCGCTGCAATAG
- the CoxL gene encoding aerobic-type carbon monoxide dehydrogenase, large subunit CoxL/CutL homologs → MGMWDKEQYVREGKPSFLDERRHTQVGRSVPRIDAPAKAKGEALYTDDMTLPGMVYGKIKRCTEYAHAKIKKIDYSKALELPGVLAVLTGDEAPNKWGIVPQSANETALAVDKVRFWGEGVAAVAAVDEETAEAALDLIEVEYEPLPVLLDPFESMARADEVLIHEDRPGNILHEGVQVYGDVDKAFEECAYVIEREFKTNYPQQAFLEPHTSLASYDPQSGKLTVWSSTQVPHYLHRQLSIVLEMPMSKIRVILPAVGGGFGGKGEASSADFCAALLSRKIGRPVKITFERQEVFMTNKGRHPCYMKLKVGVDKDGYIKAVDFENILDKGAYAGWGIVVLFYTASMIHLPYKVPNARFRGKSVFTNKPSTGAMRGLGGVQPRFAMECILDELAEMMGMSPYELKMKNAVESGYTAINNMYVPHSEYKKCLQVAVEKSGYLEKHGKLPFGKGIGLAGGYYISGTAYTLYQSYRPHTTVLIRVDTEGGVTVHCAAADIGQGCNTVIAQMAAEALGVHYEDVHVISGDTETGTFDLGSFASRVTYATGAAIKEAAEQINQKIKEVAAGILGCRADQLAIKDRKIYSIYEPKFNMDWEKAVRAVVNTVGSLVGIGHFTPARRKGIDLITGNRVQGANIGHSPTFGFSCQVHEVEVDVETGRVYVKKVTEAGDMGTPVNPMSAEGQVEGSIIFNMGAALYENMLVDETGRILNPNLHDYKVPTVMEMPEMNTNIVESYDPTAPFGVKETGEGAVQPTFPAIANAIYDAIGVRFYEVPITPEKVLKALKEKREKETGCGCSPK, encoded by the coding sequence ATGGGAATGTGGGATAAAGAGCAATATGTCCGCGAAGGAAAACCGTCCTTTTTGGATGAAAGAAGGCATACCCAGGTTGGGAGGAGCGTGCCGCGCATAGATGCTCCTGCAAAGGCTAAAGGTGAAGCTCTTTATACGGACGACATGACCCTGCCGGGCATGGTCTACGGGAAAATCAAGCGTTGCACAGAGTACGCCCATGCCAAGATAAAGAAGATTGATTATAGCAAAGCACTTGAGCTGCCCGGGGTTCTGGCAGTTCTTACCGGAGACGAAGCTCCCAACAAGTGGGGCATAGTGCCCCAGTCAGCCAACGAGACAGCACTGGCTGTAGATAAAGTTCGTTTTTGGGGTGAAGGAGTGGCCGCTGTAGCCGCCGTTGATGAAGAAACCGCAGAGGCTGCCCTTGATTTAATAGAAGTAGAATACGAGCCACTGCCGGTGTTGTTAGATCCTTTTGAGTCCATGGCCCGAGCTGACGAAGTGCTCATCCATGAAGACAGGCCGGGGAACATCCTCCATGAAGGTGTACAAGTTTACGGCGACGTAGACAAAGCCTTTGAAGAGTGTGCGTATGTCATAGAAAGAGAATTCAAGACTAATTATCCCCAACAAGCCTTTCTCGAGCCGCACACCTCACTGGCCAGCTATGATCCCCAGAGCGGGAAGCTGACGGTGTGGTCCAGTACACAAGTGCCACATTATCTGCACCGCCAGTTGTCCATCGTTCTGGAGATGCCCATGAGCAAGATCCGCGTGATCTTGCCGGCTGTGGGCGGCGGTTTTGGCGGTAAAGGCGAGGCTAGTTCGGCGGACTTTTGTGCTGCCCTATTGTCCCGGAAGATCGGCCGGCCGGTTAAAATCACCTTCGAGCGTCAAGAAGTATTCATGACTAACAAAGGTAGGCACCCCTGCTACATGAAGCTAAAAGTCGGCGTAGATAAAGATGGCTACATTAAAGCTGTGGACTTCGAAAACATCCTGGACAAGGGTGCCTACGCTGGCTGGGGTATAGTCGTGCTGTTCTACACGGCCTCCATGATTCACCTGCCCTACAAAGTACCTAACGCCCGCTTCCGCGGTAAAAGCGTCTTTACTAATAAACCATCTACCGGCGCCATGCGCGGTCTTGGTGGTGTTCAGCCCAGGTTTGCTATGGAGTGTATCCTGGACGAACTGGCTGAGATGATGGGCATGAGCCCGTATGAACTAAAGATGAAGAACGCCGTAGAATCGGGTTACACCGCAATAAACAACATGTATGTGCCGCACAGCGAATACAAGAAGTGCCTGCAGGTAGCAGTAGAAAAATCCGGCTATTTGGAAAAACACGGCAAGCTGCCCTTTGGCAAAGGCATCGGTTTAGCCGGCGGTTATTACATTTCTGGCACCGCTTATACCCTTTACCAGTCTTATCGTCCGCATACTACTGTGTTGATCCGGGTGGACACCGAAGGCGGAGTGACAGTCCACTGCGCGGCTGCCGACATTGGTCAGGGCTGCAACACCGTCATTGCCCAGATGGCTGCCGAAGCGCTGGGTGTGCACTATGAAGATGTGCACGTCATTTCTGGCGACACTGAGACTGGAACCTTCGACCTGGGCAGTTTCGCCAGCCGAGTAACCTATGCTACCGGTGCTGCAATCAAGGAGGCCGCCGAACAAATCAACCAGAAGATCAAAGAGGTAGCTGCCGGCATTCTTGGTTGCCGGGCCGATCAGCTGGCCATTAAAGACCGCAAGATTTACTCTATTTACGAGCCTAAGTTTAACATGGATTGGGAGAAAGCTGTTCGCGCAGTAGTAAACACCGTCGGCTCACTGGTAGGTATAGGCCACTTCACGCCGGCGCGGCGCAAGGGCATAGATCTCATTACCGGCAACCGGGTACAGGGTGCCAATATTGGCCACTCCCCAACCTTTGGTTTCAGTTGTCAGGTGCACGAAGTAGAAGTAGACGTAGAGACCGGCAGAGTCTACGTGAAAAAAGTTACCGAGGCCGGTGATATGGGCACGCCGGTCAACCCCATGAGTGCGGAAGGCCAAGTAGAAGGTTCCATCATCTTCAACATGGGCGCAGCGCTCTACGAAAATATGCTTGTGGACGAAACCGGCAGAATATTAAACCCTAACCTCCACGACTACAAGGTGCCGACCGTCATGGAGATGCCGGAAATGAACACCAACATAGTGGAGAGCTACGACCCGACAGCACCCTTTGGGGTTAAAGAAACCGGTGAAGGTGCCGTTCAGCCTACATTCCCGGCAATTGCCAATGCTATTTATGATGCTATAGGGGTAAGGTTCTACGAAGTGCCCATTACGCCGGAAAAAGTTCTTAAGGCTTTAAAAGAAAAAAGAGAAAAAGAAACTGGCTGTGGGTGTTCCCCTAAATAA